One stretch of Cohnella algarum DNA includes these proteins:
- a CDS encoding glycosyltransferase: protein MSVYNGELYIAEAIESLLTQTRRPDEIIVVDDGSTDQTRSIIQQYREVTYIYQNNQGPSKARNTAITYSSGDYIAIHDADDRSMPERFEYQARVLDSNSLADMVYCDVNVINETGIIINRLSSEGVYINKEDFLAALLDRQVIPCLPAIMGRRKCFETVPYPENLVHAEDYYLSIEMAKRYEFHYIPEALYEYRRHDRNLTNRHQKQMEAEQQIVKNVGKDEIFKTVERSSFDRLSKTILNAKILMKIGLYSEASALLQKNFEQDEVLFFLQGVCFYQLGLLYQAESAFESAIQQNRTLAEGYNNLGCIKSLNEQYMEASRLFEEALKIRPTYMDAENNLKLYKTKNALRLTLKPLRKVLTTYK, encoded by the coding sequence ATGTCGGTATACAATGGAGAGCTTTATATAGCGGAAGCCATCGAAAGTTTGTTAACTCAGACTCGCCGGCCGGACGAAATTATCGTGGTAGACGATGGATCGACTGATCAAACTAGGTCGATTATTCAACAGTATAGGGAAGTAACCTATATCTATCAAAACAATCAGGGCCCGTCAAAAGCCAGAAATACCGCTATTACGTATTCAAGCGGAGACTACATAGCCATACATGATGCTGACGACCGAAGTATGCCTGAACGCTTTGAATATCAAGCTAGAGTGTTGGATTCGAACTCTCTGGCAGATATGGTTTATTGCGATGTCAACGTAATTAACGAAACGGGTATAATTATAAACCGGCTGTCCAGTGAAGGAGTTTATATAAATAAAGAGGATTTCCTGGCTGCTCTGTTGGATCGACAAGTCATTCCTTGTTTACCCGCAATAATGGGCAGGCGAAAATGTTTTGAGACAGTTCCATATCCTGAAAATTTGGTACATGCGGAAGATTATTATCTCTCTATAGAAATGGCGAAACGATACGAGTTTCATTACATTCCCGAAGCTCTTTACGAATATCGAAGACACGATAGGAATCTAACAAATCGACATCAGAAACAAATGGAAGCAGAACAACAAATTGTTAAGAATGTTGGGAAGGATGAGATCTTTAAGACTGTTGAAAGATCGTCTTTCGATAGGTTAAGCAAAACAATCTTAAATGCCAAAATACTAATGAAAATCGGATTATATAGTGAAGCTTCAGCCTTACTCCAGAAGAATTTTGAACAAGATGAAGTCCTTTTTTTTCTGCAAGGAGTATGTTTTTATCAGTTGGGACTCCTTTATCAAGCTGAAAGTGCTTTTGAAAGTGCTATTCAACAAAATCGTACCCTAGCAGAAGGTTACAACAATCTTGGTTGTATTAAGTCTTTAAATGAACAATATATGGAAGCCTCTAGATTATTTGAAGAGGCTCTAAAGATTAGACCGACTTATATGGACGCGGAGAATAATCTGAAACTTTACAAAACTAAAAACGCATTGAGACTAACATTAAAGCCATTAAGAAAAGTGCTGACTACATATAAATAA
- a CDS encoding CDP-glycerol glycerophosphotransferase family protein produces MIKIVVFGTGSSARSFVSNLDLSKSKIVGYLDNNFELAGSSIGEALIYSPNQISHLTFDYVVIASQFVEPISEQLIQFGVEPKKIIPFYYRHYSDQVQNYHKSVLDSLYTQFSRKKARPEIALISNSFSGCNARALYEFIPDKIKEQFEVQLITENSENNVAHADVVVTTHRNFTLKGDHINIELWHGFPLKAMGRMNIQTEDSANVESWLEVQGIASYSALYTTLMSACFPARGRQFYITGVPRNDYLFYSNGRQCLENVLNVSLNNQKILFYMPTFRTYQSRGTIEGARDWSRLFDFEDFNHLRFKKFLERNNIALVVKLHNFEEQSFMDQAIQHPNIHLINDALLEEHALDLYQVLNAAGMLITDYSSIYFDYLLLNRPILFTATDLEEYRSTRGFLLEPYDWWTPGDKANSQAEMENYILNALEGRDSHDQQRKVIRNLVHHYQDGHSAERVWDMIRQFVEARMVS; encoded by the coding sequence ATGATCAAGATTGTGGTATTCGGTACCGGTAGCAGCGCCAGGTCTTTTGTATCCAATCTCGATTTATCTAAATCGAAAATTGTAGGTTATTTGGATAATAATTTTGAGTTGGCGGGTTCTTCAATCGGAGAGGCTTTAATTTATTCGCCTAACCAAATCTCTCATCTAACATTTGATTATGTGGTTATTGCCAGTCAATTCGTAGAACCGATTTCAGAGCAATTGATTCAATTTGGAGTAGAACCGAAAAAAATAATTCCTTTCTATTATCGCCATTATTCTGATCAGGTCCAAAATTACCATAAGTCCGTATTGGATTCATTATATACTCAATTTAGTCGTAAAAAGGCTCGTCCGGAAATTGCTTTGATTTCAAACAGTTTTTCCGGATGCAATGCCCGAGCTTTATACGAGTTTATTCCAGATAAAATAAAGGAACAGTTTGAAGTCCAGCTAATAACCGAAAATAGCGAAAATAACGTCGCCCATGCGGATGTCGTGGTTACCACACATCGCAACTTCACTCTTAAGGGCGATCACATCAACATTGAACTATGGCACGGGTTTCCGCTTAAAGCTATGGGGCGAATGAACATCCAAACAGAAGACTCCGCTAATGTCGAATCTTGGCTTGAGGTGCAAGGAATTGCGTCCTATTCCGCTTTATATACGACATTAATGAGTGCATGTTTTCCTGCAAGAGGCCGCCAATTTTATATAACAGGCGTGCCTAGAAATGATTATTTGTTTTACTCGAACGGTCGGCAATGCCTTGAAAACGTGTTAAATGTCTCTCTTAACAACCAAAAAATTCTTTTCTATATGCCTACTTTTAGGACATATCAATCCAGGGGAACGATAGAAGGGGCTCGTGATTGGAGCCGGCTTTTTGATTTTGAAGACTTTAATCATCTTCGTTTTAAGAAGTTTCTCGAGCGCAATAATATTGCTTTAGTTGTGAAGCTACACAATTTTGAGGAGCAATCCTTTATGGATCAAGCAATTCAGCATCCGAATATTCATTTAATAAATGATGCCTTGCTTGAGGAACATGCTCTTGATTTGTATCAGGTATTAAATGCAGCAGGTATGCTTATCACCGATTACTCATCCATTTATTTCGATTATTTATTATTGAATCGTCCGATTCTATTTACGGCGACCGACTTGGAGGAGTATCGGAGCACAAGAGGATTTCTTTTGGAGCCTTATGATTGGTGGACTCCCGGGGATAAGGCGAACTCGCAAGCAGAGATGGAAAACTATATTTTAAATGCTTTAGAGGGAAGAGACTCTCACGATCAGCAAAGAAAGGTTATACGTAATCTTGTTCATCACTATCAGGACGGACACTCTGCGGAAAGAGTATGGGACATGATCCGCCAATTCGTTGAGGCAAGGATGGTTTCATGA
- the tagD gene encoding glycerol-3-phosphate cytidylyltransferase, with protein MRRVITYGTFDLLHYGHIHLLRRASEIGDYLIVGLSSDSFNEIKGKKSYFSYEHRLLLLKSIVFVNEVIPENSWDQKKKDIIHHKIDALVMGDDWKGKFDSLQEVCEVIYLPRTPEISTTQIKMDLQREGYGVT; from the coding sequence GTGCGAAGAGTCATAACCTACGGAACTTTTGACTTGCTCCATTACGGGCACATTCACCTGCTTAGAAGAGCAAGCGAAATAGGCGATTACTTGATTGTCGGACTTTCCAGCGATTCGTTTAATGAAATAAAAGGAAAAAAAAGCTACTTTTCGTATGAGCATCGCTTGCTGCTCTTAAAATCCATTGTTTTTGTAAATGAAGTCATTCCGGAAAACAGTTGGGATCAGAAAAAGAAGGATATTATTCATCATAAGATCGATGCGCTTGTTATGGGAGACGATTGGAAGGGAAAATTCGACTCCTTGCAGGAAGTGTGCGAAGTGATCTATTTGCCGCGAACTCCGGAAATATCGACAACCCAGATTAAAATGGATTTGCAAAGAGAAGGGTACGGGGTGACATGA
- a CDS encoding SDR family NAD(P)-dependent oxidoreductase, which translates to MVFYKGKKILVTGGTGTIGQHLVRRLLQDEPTVIRVFSRDEHKQFEMQQSLRELNNIRYLIGDVRDVDRLTRAMEDIDYVFHLAAMKHVPACEYNPFEAVQTNVIGTQNVIQSALYSGVKKVLFTSTDKAISPTNTYGATKLMAEKLIAASEYQKGPKQTVFSAVRFGNVMGARGSVIPLFVSQILKNRSLSITDPSMLRYMMTPNQAIRLILEANERASGGEIFILKMPVIRLQDLAEVILEEMIKKYRIADEIAINEIGIRAGEKLYEELMTEDEKKHVIEDTSMYILPSIHKGIKTKRTEPVSLLRSFEEQAIHKELLRKWILEEGLLE; encoded by the coding sequence GTGGTTTTTTACAAAGGTAAAAAAATATTAGTTACCGGTGGCACTGGTACGATTGGACAACACCTCGTTCGTCGACTTCTGCAAGATGAACCGACTGTTATACGTGTTTTTAGCCGAGACGAACATAAACAGTTCGAAATGCAACAGTCACTTCGGGAACTTAATAACATTCGATACTTGATCGGCGATGTTCGGGATGTTGATCGGCTGACTAGGGCTATGGAAGACATCGACTACGTGTTCCACTTAGCAGCGATGAAGCATGTCCCGGCATGTGAGTATAATCCGTTTGAGGCTGTGCAGACGAATGTCATCGGAACGCAAAATGTCATTCAAAGCGCGCTTTATTCCGGAGTTAAAAAGGTTTTATTCACTAGCACAGACAAGGCAATTTCACCAACGAACACGTACGGAGCCACTAAACTTATGGCGGAAAAATTAATCGCCGCATCGGAATACCAAAAAGGTCCCAAGCAGACTGTATTCTCCGCCGTTCGGTTCGGCAATGTGATGGGGGCCAGAGGTTCGGTTATCCCTTTGTTTGTAAGTCAAATCTTGAAGAATCGGAGCTTGTCCATTACAGACCCTAGCATGTTGAGGTATATGATGACGCCGAACCAAGCCATCCGACTTATATTGGAAGCTAACGAGAGGGCAAGCGGCGGAGAGATTTTTATTTTAAAGATGCCCGTTATTCGGCTCCAGGATTTGGCGGAAGTTATCCTTGAAGAGATGATTAAAAAGTATAGAATTGCGGATGAGATTGCCATAAACGAAATCGGAATTAGAGCCGGCGAAAAATTGTACGAGGAATTAATGACCGAGGACGAAAAGAAGCACGTTATTGAGGACACAAGCATGTACATCTTGCCTTCGATACATAAAGGTATTAAAACAAAACGAACGGAGCCGGTTTCTCTCCTGCGTTCATTCGAGGAACAAGCCATTCATAAGGAACTATTACGAAAATGGATACTGGAGGAGGGTCTGCTAGAATGA
- a CDS encoding motility associated factor glycosyltransferase family protein, with amino-acid sequence MRKFAADNLMFLREEYPEIYKLIRGKSYDQAAIRPEIAKNGEPIASVVTESGSWQSLYSRYNPSLEADRWAQSLADAVSETKDVLFCGFGLGYHLEAFLKLYPEKRVYLYEPYVDTLLYALEQRDLRSILMNKQIAMFGIGNTLETQVEFIENAFNTSSNNLRLVDVPVYKLAYPGLIENYRQLIAQTAASAASSLRTLERFRKDWARNLILNTAFNLLTPSIKGMKGVCHGIPAIVVGSGPSLEMEKDSLRRLKNHALIIAAGTSIMALRKFDIEPDLVVTMDPGEYNYRAFTTLELRNIPLLYIPTVHSGVLREKNKYKIHAFFNLDAPTAFLMGLTDSDPIFASTATVSGTAIQAAIFLGCNEIVFIGQDYSFPNNQFYSEGVSHAPTDVLQRKMNQSTEEVLNVNGGMNRSNRIMTVSRQGIEQLIYMNPHCTFYNASNVGAKIENTHRISLDELYEKKSSTQFEDDWFNKLIELYAKKYDENRMNAIRSRVFELHRKSFHFEHGVESLKRHILIADKLTKTGDELTLKKWLIRFEEIWKPIIDDESFKFVYGFFFQRELNYLDRNWRDMLDEKEIRVKVTILVELLTPFMQGWDEISPLLRAHLDRLVEILLQLG; translated from the coding sequence ATGAGAAAATTCGCTGCCGACAATTTAATGTTTTTGCGTGAAGAGTATCCGGAAATCTATAAACTGATTCGGGGAAAGTCGTATGATCAGGCAGCCATTCGTCCTGAAATCGCCAAAAACGGCGAGCCCATCGCATCTGTTGTTACGGAATCCGGATCTTGGCAAAGTCTATACAGTCGTTACAATCCTTCCTTAGAGGCCGATCGTTGGGCTCAGTCGCTTGCTGACGCTGTATCAGAGACGAAGGATGTTTTGTTCTGTGGATTTGGTTTAGGGTACCATCTGGAGGCTTTTCTGAAGTTGTATCCGGAGAAAAGGGTCTATCTTTACGAACCGTACGTAGACACTCTTCTCTATGCGCTCGAACAGCGCGACCTTCGATCGATTTTAATGAACAAGCAAATTGCCATGTTCGGGATTGGTAATACTCTGGAAACCCAAGTCGAATTCATCGAAAACGCGTTTAATACATCCAGCAATAACTTAAGATTAGTAGATGTTCCGGTTTACAAACTTGCTTATCCGGGGCTTATTGAAAATTACCGTCAACTTATCGCCCAGACAGCTGCTTCGGCGGCCTCTTCGTTAAGGACGCTAGAGCGCTTTCGGAAGGATTGGGCTCGTAATTTGATCTTAAATACCGCTTTTAACTTACTTACTCCTTCGATTAAGGGCATGAAGGGTGTATGTCATGGAATTCCCGCTATTGTAGTCGGTTCCGGTCCATCTTTGGAGATGGAAAAGGACTCTCTTCGTCGTCTTAAGAATCATGCATTAATCATTGCGGCAGGTACTAGCATAATGGCCTTGCGAAAATTTGATATTGAACCGGATTTAGTAGTGACAATGGATCCGGGAGAATATAATTATAGGGCTTTTACAACTTTAGAACTTCGAAATATTCCGTTACTCTATATCCCAACTGTACATTCTGGAGTTTTAAGAGAAAAAAACAAATATAAAATACATGCCTTTTTTAATTTGGATGCTCCTACTGCTTTTTTGATGGGATTAACAGATTCCGATCCGATATTTGCTTCTACAGCAACAGTAAGCGGTACTGCAATTCAAGCGGCTATTTTCTTGGGATGCAATGAAATTGTATTTATTGGGCAAGATTATTCATTCCCCAATAATCAATTTTACTCCGAAGGCGTTTCTCATGCGCCAACTGATGTATTACAACGAAAAATGAACCAATCAACCGAAGAAGTTCTGAATGTAAATGGAGGAATGAATCGCTCCAATCGTATTATGACCGTATCAAGGCAAGGGATTGAGCAACTAATTTATATGAATCCGCATTGCACATTCTATAATGCGTCCAATGTTGGGGCAAAGATTGAAAACACTCATCGAATATCATTGGATGAATTATATGAAAAAAAATCTTCAACACAGTTTGAGGATGATTGGTTTAATAAACTAATTGAATTGTACGCAAAGAAATACGATGAAAATCGAATGAATGCGATACGAAGCAGAGTGTTTGAATTGCATCGTAAATCATTTCATTTCGAACATGGGGTTGAATCACTAAAGAGGCATATTCTTATAGCAGATAAGCTCACTAAGACAGGGGATGAACTTACTCTAAAGAAATGGCTAATCCGTTTTGAAGAGATTTGGAAGCCAATAATTGACGATGAGTCATTTAAATTTGTATATGGGTTCTTCTTTCAACGTGAGTTGAATTATCTTGACAGAAACTGGCGGGACATGCTGGATGAGAAAGAAATTCGAGTGAAGGTCACAATACTTGTAGAATTGCTTACTCCTTTTATGCAAGGGTGGGATGAAATATCCCCATTATTGAGAGCACACTTGGATAGATTAGTTGAGATACTTTTGCAATTAGGTTAA
- a CDS encoding flagellin: MGMFINTNVSAINTNRNLNFNNTQLGKTAEKLSSGYRINRAADDAAGLAISEKLRYQINGYNQALSNAQDGISLIQTAEGALTEVHSMLQRLDTLATQAANGTLQDEDRDQIQLEVDQLLQEISNIVGKTKFNGITLLNGSTSSVTFQVGWEKGTTITADLGSGLTLNQLGISTLSVATAAGAQDALSAIQAAITTVSSQRATLGAVQNRLEHTINNVGVNAENLSASESRIRDADMAKEMTNFTKQQIMVQAGTAMLAQANSLPQNVLRLLG, from the coding sequence ATGGGAATGTTTATTAACACGAACGTAAGTGCAATCAACACGAACCGCAACCTGAACTTCAACAACACGCAACTCGGCAAAACGGCTGAGAAGCTGTCTTCCGGTTACCGCATCAACCGTGCGGCTGACGACGCTGCAGGCCTTGCGATCTCCGAAAAGCTGCGCTACCAAATCAACGGCTACAACCAAGCGCTGAGCAACGCGCAAGACGGCATCTCCCTCATCCAAACGGCTGAAGGCGCGCTGACCGAAGTTCACTCGATGCTGCAACGTCTGGACACGCTCGCTACGCAAGCGGCGAACGGTACGCTGCAAGACGAAGACCGTGACCAAATCCAACTTGAAGTCGACCAACTGTTGCAAGAAATCTCCAACATCGTCGGCAAGACGAAGTTCAACGGCATTACGCTGCTGAACGGTTCGACTTCCAGCGTGACGTTCCAAGTCGGTTGGGAAAAAGGTACGACGATCACGGCCGACCTGGGCAGCGGTCTGACGCTGAACCAACTTGGCATTAGCACCCTGAGCGTTGCTACCGCAGCAGGTGCCCAAGACGCACTGAGCGCAATCCAAGCGGCGATCACGACGGTTTCCAGCCAACGCGCTACGCTGGGTGCCGTTCAAAACCGCCTGGAGCATACGATCAACAACGTCGGCGTCAACGCCGAAAACCTGTCCGCTTCCGAATCCCGCATTCGCGACGCAGACATGGCCAAAGAAATGACCAACTTCACGAAGCAACAAATCATGGTTCAAGCCGGTACGGCTATGCTGGCTCAAGCGAACTCGCTGCCGCAAAACGTCCTGCGTCTGTTGGGCTAA
- the fliS gene encoding flagellar export chaperone FliS, whose translation MLNQAGYQAYRKNKYETASPHRLIQMLYEAALSNIAHAAKAIDDKQIMLAHRHIVRAQEIVSELIICLNEEQGGQVAANLKQIYLYVIDMLVKANLRKQKEPLAEAESLLLEIKSAWDQIGSEVSIGKI comes from the coding sequence TTGTTAAATCAAGCAGGCTACCAAGCGTATCGTAAAAACAAATATGAAACGGCCTCTCCCCATCGTCTGATCCAAATGCTGTACGAAGCGGCGTTGTCCAATATTGCGCATGCCGCAAAAGCGATAGACGACAAGCAGATCATGCTCGCACATCGTCATATTGTTCGCGCCCAGGAAATCGTCTCCGAACTTATTATTTGTCTTAATGAAGAGCAAGGCGGCCAAGTAGCCGCCAATCTCAAGCAAATTTATTTGTACGTGATCGACATGCTCGTAAAAGCGAATTTACGCAAACAGAAAGAGCCGCTGGCAGAGGCGGAAAGCCTGTTGCTGGAAATCAAGTCCGCTTGGGATCAGATCGGAAGTGAAGTGTCCATTGGAAAAATCTGA
- the fliD gene encoding flagellar filament capping protein FliD — translation MATSSVSSSAMSLTGIFSQLDTDAMVQVLMASDQNRYDSLEARKSDYSNQQSLFRSINTKLSALKTAAFNLTLASSFTKTAASSSDTKVLTTTSNSGAAAGTYQVEVTQLAQAHSIKGANISASGTTLKSSFATAQDITINGVTIKVSELAASAKTDKELLTSIKNAINSGDTGLTASVMQTSDDNVSLVLTTKKSGEGNAIRYDESSTATAGTFSGGFNTLQALGLFGGTNTAATIQNEVTSAQDAVLKVNGVSVTSSSNTVKDAIEGVTFTLVDDGTTTVTVNSDTKAIGDAVEAFVTAYNDIIDAVKEAKAYKDSNGRTTLQSDSTLNSLVNQISGWLTGQVGQTNGGAAGSSDFAYKYLFEVGLEVDKGVTTASEMTGKITFDREKFEEALSDNPEGVIQLFRYNGKDEGKASGIAQVFNTNLTTWTSFSSGILKNKIDGYDSEISFITDQMDQMKNRLEVKEASLKAKFSNMEVSLSNLQGTQSYLTGIVSSFYN, via the coding sequence ATGGCAACAAGCAGCGTAAGCAGCAGCGCAATGTCGTTGACAGGGATTTTTTCGCAATTGGACACGGACGCGATGGTACAGGTTTTGATGGCTTCGGATCAGAACAGGTACGACTCGCTGGAGGCCCGGAAATCGGATTACTCCAATCAGCAGTCTTTATTCCGATCGATCAACACCAAGCTTTCTGCATTAAAGACGGCTGCCTTTAACTTGACGCTAGCAAGCAGCTTTACCAAAACGGCCGCATCCAGTTCGGATACGAAAGTTTTGACGACGACTTCAAACTCCGGAGCAGCAGCCGGTACCTATCAGGTTGAAGTGACGCAACTGGCGCAAGCCCACTCGATCAAGGGGGCGAATATTAGCGCCTCGGGAACGACCTTGAAGAGCAGCTTCGCCACCGCGCAAGATATTACGATAAACGGCGTAACGATCAAAGTAAGCGAATTGGCGGCAAGCGCGAAAACGGACAAGGAACTGTTAACGAGCATCAAAAACGCGATCAACAGCGGCGATACGGGCCTTACCGCTTCCGTCATGCAAACGTCGGACGATAACGTTTCCCTTGTATTAACCACGAAAAAGTCCGGCGAGGGCAATGCCATCCGGTATGATGAAAGTTCGACGGCGACTGCCGGCACGTTTTCCGGCGGTTTCAACACTTTGCAAGCGCTCGGATTGTTTGGCGGAACCAACACTGCCGCAACGATTCAAAACGAAGTGACGAGCGCGCAAGATGCCGTTTTAAAGGTGAACGGGGTGAGTGTCACCTCCAGCTCGAACACCGTGAAAGATGCCATCGAAGGCGTGACGTTTACTTTGGTGGATGATGGAACGACGACGGTTACGGTCAACTCGGACACGAAAGCGATCGGCGACGCGGTCGAGGCGTTTGTCACCGCCTACAATGATATTATAGACGCCGTTAAGGAAGCCAAAGCGTACAAAGATTCGAATGGCCGAACGACGCTGCAGTCCGATTCGACGCTGAACAGTCTCGTGAATCAAATCTCGGGCTGGTTGACCGGGCAAGTCGGCCAAACGAACGGAGGAGCAGCCGGTTCTTCCGACTTTGCGTATAAGTATCTTTTCGAAGTCGGCCTTGAAGTAGATAAAGGAGTAACTACCGCAAGCGAGATGACCGGCAAAATCACGTTCGACCGCGAGAAGTTTGAGGAAGCGCTCAGCGACAATCCGGAAGGCGTTATTCAACTGTTCCGCTATAACGGGAAGGATGAGGGCAAGGCAAGCGGTATCGCGCAGGTCTTTAATACGAACCTGACGACTTGGACGAGTTTTTCTTCGGGAATTCTCAAAAACAAGATCGACGGGTACGACTCCGAAATTTCGTTTATAACCGATCAGATGGACCAAATGAAAAATCGATTGGAAGTGAAGGAAGCATCTCTTAAAGCGAAGTTTTCCAACATGGAAGTTTCCCTTTCCAATTTGCAAGGGACGCAAAGTTATTTGACCGGAATCGTAAGCTCCTTCTATAACTAA
- a CDS encoding flagellar protein FlaG, which translates to MSGIQPVEGGSAYELQSSRNTAQETFKKFEGGRKQNEELAVGGKKENKFDFKDLSEEAREKLEKELKKVNDSLISYEKQIRFRYDEEAKQTYVEVVDTESQEVVASMPPEFLIDLSIKMKEMIGMFMDKKL; encoded by the coding sequence ATGAGCGGAATTCAACCGGTTGAGGGAGGTTCCGCCTACGAACTTCAATCATCCAGAAATACAGCACAAGAGACATTTAAAAAGTTCGAAGGCGGCCGTAAACAAAACGAAGAGCTTGCTGTCGGAGGAAAGAAAGAAAACAAGTTCGACTTCAAGGATTTGTCGGAAGAAGCGCGAGAGAAGCTGGAAAAGGAATTGAAGAAGGTTAACGATTCCCTGATTTCCTATGAAAAGCAGATTCGTTTCCGCTATGACGAGGAAGCAAAGCAAACGTATGTCGAAGTCGTCGATACGGAATCCCAAGAGGTGGTGGCGAGCATGCCGCCGGAGTTTCTAATCGACCTGTCGATTAAAATGAAAGAAATGATCGGTATGTTTATGGATAAGAAGCTATAG
- the csrA gene encoding carbon storage regulator CsrA: MLVLKRKVGETIMLGDQIEVQILAIEGESVKIGLTAPSHIQILRKELYESIRQENILAGQPAAQGEQLIHLLGNLKKSNKQD; this comes from the coding sequence ATGCTGGTGCTTAAGCGCAAGGTCGGCGAAACGATTATGCTGGGAGATCAGATCGAAGTTCAGATCCTCGCGATTGAAGGAGAATCGGTCAAAATCGGATTGACGGCTCCATCCCATATCCAAATTTTGCGCAAGGAACTATATGAAAGCATACGGCAGGAAAATATTCTGGCTGGACAACCCGCAGCTCAGGGCGAGCAACTGATTCACTTATTGGGGAATTTAAAAAAATCAAATAAACAAGATTAG
- the fliW gene encoding flagellar assembly protein FliW, whose amino-acid sequence MTHEQPYFALQSDVYGTLQVNEEQVFEFQKGIIGLQEIQRYALFQLESTPFSILHALDAQISFILIPASEAVEQYGFRIDDETAELLRVAHPEEVVTMLVVNVIEDRIYVNLKAPILLSPTNRSGVQFVIHDQELPVRYPLSSGSKEEITDAGA is encoded by the coding sequence GTGACCCATGAACAGCCATACTTTGCGCTCCAAAGCGATGTTTACGGAACTTTGCAGGTGAACGAGGAGCAGGTTTTCGAGTTTCAAAAAGGGATTATCGGCCTACAAGAGATCCAGCGATACGCGCTTTTTCAACTCGAAAGCACCCCGTTTTCCATTTTACATGCCCTCGATGCCCAAATCAGCTTTATTCTAATTCCTGCATCCGAAGCTGTTGAGCAATACGGTTTCCGCATCGATGATGAAACTGCGGAGCTGTTAAGGGTCGCGCACCCGGAGGAAGTGGTTACGATGCTTGTGGTCAACGTCATCGAGGATCGGATTTACGTTAACCTTAAAGCGCCGATATTGTTGTCCCCGACGAACAGATCCGGAGTGCAGTTCGTCATTCATGATCAGGAACTCCCCGTCCGGTATCCTCTGTCAAGCGGAAGCAAGGAGGAGATAACGGATGCTGGTGCTTAA
- a CDS encoding DUF6470 family protein, with product MASPAQTDVRYQPPDLKIKTRQADMNVDMTHVYEDWGALRPSSFRKEIENRAEKAYVQGVTDEVRNGRRIRDIHKESGNVYGQIAFQTYMRGANREVVLDALPKQPAKIDIRIHPPEINFEMKTVVIGLPKGN from the coding sequence GTGGCAAGCCCTGCGCAAACGGATGTCCGATACCAGCCCCCCGATTTGAAAATTAAAACCAGGCAAGCCGACATGAACGTGGATATGACCCACGTTTATGAAGATTGGGGAGCCTTGCGGCCATCGAGTTTCCGGAAAGAAATTGAAAATCGCGCAGAAAAGGCGTATGTGCAGGGAGTAACCGATGAAGTGCGGAATGGCCGCCGTATTCGGGACATTCATAAAGAGTCCGGGAATGTGTATGGTCAAATCGCCTTTCAAACGTACATGCGCGGCGCAAACCGGGAAGTCGTACTGGACGCTCTTCCGAAACAACCGGCAAAAATCGATATACGCATTCACCCGCCGGAAATCAATTTCGAAATGAAGACTGTCGTCATCGGCCTTCCGAAAGGGAATTAA